From the Pirellulales bacterium genome, the window CGTGTAGAAATGGTGGCCCCTGACTTCTTCCCACGGGTCGAAGCAGGTGTTGGGCCAATTGTGAGACACGTATTCCAGGTCTCGTTTGATAACCGAATTGGTCGGCAGAGTCGAATCATAGAGCTTCGTCTTGACCAGACCCAATTGAGCCGTGTCTCCGTTGTCCAGCAGATAGTTGGCCAATCGGGTGAAGGCCATGGCCCGCAGCGCCGGACCATCGTCTTGAGGCCGACCCCAATCGTCGGTGAACGCGGAACCGTCCGTGTTGAATTTCGGCTCGCCCAGCCCCCGACCAGGTTCCGACCGCGGATTGTTCGTGACCTGATTCTGGAGCGAGAAATCGAGATAGGCCGTCAGCAGCGCCCAGTAACGCTGGCGCTCCGCGGCGTCGGAACTCTGGGTGTAAAGGGAGATGACCGTGTCCATCGCCAATGCCCCATCCCGCACCCAGTGAAAGTAATAATTCGGGTTGGCGGTCGAGGGCGAAGCGATCACCGCGCCATTGCTGAGGACGTTTCCGATGAGCTGTTGCGTCGCGACGGCTTTTTCTGTCTGGAGCCACTGCTCCAAGTCGGCGGCCCTCGTTGGCTGCCGGGAAGACAGCGCCACCAAGACGAGGATGGCGACGACGAAATGCCAGCCGGCCTTCAAGATTCGAGAACTCGCTGTGGGGCTTGGGATCATTCCCGACCTCCTTTAACGTTGATTCGACAAACAGGCAGCCGGGCAAACGGCTTCGGATCGAGTTGGCCATTCCCGGATATTAGCGAGGGGTTATCCATGATCGACGTGAAACTGCGCCGCGAGCAACTTGCGATCGGTCCCGCGCAAGATTCCCCGCATCAGGTCGATCGTCTTCGGCTCATCGAAATAGGCCGAATGAACTTCGGTTGCCGATTCCGGAAGCAGAGCGGTGCAATCGAATTCGCAGACGTTATCGGGCGCCGTGACGTTCGGGTCGAGTCCGCTGCGGCCCAGCCGCCGTTTGCCAAAATGCTTCAGGCCAGCCGAAGCGCCCAGCACTGCGTCCCGGCCGGAATAAAGAACCGACACCCGATACGTCAAGTTCGCGATCGCGTCGCCGTCGCTGCCATCGACCGTCTCGCCGCTCTTGAACAGATCGTTGTCCACGTCGGCCGCAACCATCAGCAACTGGCTGAGCAAGCTGACCAGCAACGGGCGATTCTTCCTGGTCCAAGCGCTTTGCATCGCCTTTTCCAGGACGTAATTCCCCATGCTGTGGGCGATGAGCGACGTCTTGGCTCGACAGGCTTTGTCGGGAGATTTCACCGCATCGGCCTGCTTCTTCTGCAGCCAGTCGTACAGCTCCGAGAGGACGTCCGCCAGATCCGGCGCGGCTTCGCGAGCTTCGCTGCGGTCCGGCAGATAATCGGCGGGAGAGCCGGCCGAAGGCCAGGTGAACAACACGCACAAACCGAGCGAGCTGTCGCCGGC encodes:
- a CDS encoding alpha/beta hydrolase translates to MPKYWMITDRNVAGDEFGGRVAGLSYWTADSDDVDIFANWTRARPDAFQKQLVAATAGFPLITDPNRYDDQQHVTLFVHGYNNGWQDAARTYRKICNSLFAGDSSLGLCVLFTWPSAGSPADYLPDRSEAREAAPDLADVLSELYDWLQKKQADAVKSPDKACRAKTSLIAHSMGNYVLEKAMQSAWTRKNRPLLVSLLSQLLMVAADVDNDLFKSGETVDGSDGDAIANLTYRVSVLYSGRDAVLGASAGLKHFGKRRLGRSGLDPNVTAPDNVCEFDCTALLPESATEVHSAYFDEPKTIDLMRGILRGTDRKLLAAQFHVDHG